A DNA window from Aquarana catesbeiana isolate 2022-GZ linkage group LG01, ASM4218655v1, whole genome shotgun sequence contains the following coding sequences:
- the LOC141113350 gene encoding olfactory receptor 6B1-like, producing MMFTIIYVLTVSGNLIIIIICRFEKNLHTPMYYFLSHLAALEMCYISVTVPKMVHSSVTGNSSISFVACLTQLYFFGSLGSTECFLLAIMAYDRFLAVCKPLHYHSLMTSRICTCLVSCCWSSGFISTMSSILFISALQFCGPDHIQHFFCDITPLLRLSCTNVHHTELFIFLLASLILVGSCIITLLSYFRILTTVLAISSGMARKKASSTFTSHLTVVTVYYSTMIFVYVRPTTSGFSGFNKILAVLYTILTPLLNPFIYSLRNKEVQAALKKLLGMGRTSPLFGSQQNIRTDKKFWNVQDGIDVDGDVDPSLKGVGGGGWCVEDLQISLMANRAHTYLTVCDNEVEESWGVGHGEKEENGRIPGGSFVPPKQKDLYLAARFPNPDYTFKRCNSKATAHQYNKCGYI from the exons atgatgTTTACTATTATTTATGTCCTAACAGTCTCTggaaacctcattatcatcattatCTGCAGGTTTGAGAAGAATCTCCACACACCAATGTATTATTTCCTTAGCCATCTTGCTGCTTTGGAAATGTGTTACATTTCTGTCACTGTCCCCAAAATGGTTCACAGTTCAGTGACAGGCAACAGCTCTATTTCATTTGTAGCTTGCCTTACCCAACTGTACTTTTTTGGATCACTTGGGTCAACAGAATGTTTTTTACTTGCTATAATGGCTTATGATAGGTTTTTAGCTGTTTGCAAACCATTACATTATCACTCTCTCATGACCTCCAGGATCTGCACCTGCTTGGTGAGTTGTTGTTGGTCATCAGGTTTTATATCTACTATGTCCTCTATTCTTTTCATCTCTGCATTGCAGTTTTGTGGTCCTGACCATATACAACATTTCTTCTGTGACATCACACCACTCCTCAGACTGTCTTGCACCAATGTACATCATACAGAGTTGTTTATCTTCCTCCTGGCTTCTCTCATACTGGTGGGATCCTGTATCATCACCTTACTATCATACTTCAGAATACTCACCACTGTACTGGCAATATCTTCAGGAATGGCAAGGAAAAAAGCTAGTTCAACATTTACATCACACCTTACTGTAGTTACAGTCTACTATAGTACAATGATCTTTGTCTATGTACGACCAACTACTAGTGGATTCTCTGGTTTCAACAAGATTCTGGCTGTGCTTTACACAATCTTAACTCCATTGCTTAATCCTTTTATTTATTCCTTAAGAAACAAAGAAGTACAGGCAGCTCTTAAAAAATT actagggatgggtcgaacatcccccctgttcggttcgcagcagaacatacgaacagacaaaaaattt TGGAATGTCCAGGATGGAATAGATGTGGATGGAGATGTGGATCCCTCTTtgaaaggggtggggggagggggttggtgtGTGGAAGACCTGCAGATCTCACTCATGGCCAATAGAGCACACA CTTATCTCACAGTTTGTGACAATGAGGTGGAGGAGAGTTGGGGAGTTGGTCATGGGGAGAAGGAGGAAAATGGAAGGATTCCAGGGGGAAGTTTTGTTCCTCCTAAACAAAAAGATTTGTACTTGG CAGCCAGGTTTCCAAATCCCGATTATACCTTCAAGAGGTGTAACTCAAAAGCAACAGCACACCAGTATAACAAATGTGGATATATTTAG